From Archaeoglobus sulfaticallidus PM70-1:
TCAGATGACACATCTTTTAGATCCTTTAAAAATACCGTCCACAGGTTTATGAATAGAACTACCGCTACAGCACAGTATGCCCGTACATTAAAGTCAGATACAATAAACCAAATCGATAGAGCGAAGGTTACGGCTGTCACAGTGTAAGTTAGAACCTCAGTGATGTAATGCTCTTTTAACCTTTTAATGTATCTACCAAACACTATTTTGTCAGAGTACAGCCATGTAAAAATCAATGTTATGATTGGGTAGATTATATACTCGCTTTTAATGCTGAAATAAAACAATATCGATGAGGAATACAGCACTAAAACGATGATTAAACCAAGATTTCTGATCTTCTTGTCTGAGAATATGTTGTTTTTTCCAGCCAGCAAATCTTCTTCAATATCGTTGACATGGTTGAATAGATTTACAGCAGCAAAAAATGGAAATGTAAATAGTATTGTGTTTATTAAATCACCAATCTCTCTGTTTCCGGAGAGAGCGAAAATAAACAGTTGAATCAGAGGTATCGGGTAAAAAATTGATAGAGGTGTACAAGAAAGTAAAAAAATATCTTTTGCAAGTTTCATATTTAGCTCATGAACAATTTTATCTTCTTGAATGTCTCCTCAGCCTCTCTTCTCCTGTCCTTCATTTTTATCACCGTTATTTGGTTTAATTACAAGTATTTAAATTTTTTCTTAATATAGAAATACTAATTATAATTACTATGATTATTGATACGATAATGAAACTCTCTAATCGATTAAGCAGAAAATCAGAAATAATAGTTCGATTATCTATCAAATTTAATTTGGAGAAAAGCCCATTTCGAACTCCCAAATATATAAAAATTTTTCTAAACATTGCATGATAGTGCTGCTTTCAATCCAATTTAAATTTTACTATTTTTGGTTAAACATTATCTTTAGCTAATATTTTCGATGAAAATGTTATTAGCTCTGAACCCAATAAACCAGCATGAAAAAGGAAATCAAGAACATATTTGTAACTGGGTTGCTAATCTTTGTGCCGATTTCCGCAACTCTCTTCCTAATATTCTGGGTTTTTAAGTACATCGAGGACTTTTTATACCCGTATCTGGCAAAATCAGGACACTACATTCCGGGGATGGGATGGCTTGTAGTGGTACTCACAATATTTCTTTTCGGTCTGCTTGGAAGATTCACGCTGGGCAACAGAATACTGGGTTATGCAGAAACTCAGGTGCGGAGGATACCTATCATAAGGACAATCTATGTCGGGGTTAAGGAGGCAACCAAAGCTATTCTTGTATCTGAAGCTGAGAGACTCAAAGGTGTAGTTTTAATTGAGTATCCAAGGAAAGGTGTTTACACCCTTGGTTTTACAACCGGATCGGTGATAGAGGATGCGATAGAGAAAACAGGGAAGAAACTGATCAATGTTTTCGTGCCGACATCTCCGAATCCAACTTCTGGATTCGTAATTCTAGTGCCGGAAGAGGAGGTGATATATCTGGATGTGAAGGTTGAGGATGCGCTCAAGGTTGTAATCTCCGGAGGATTTACGCAGCAAATCTAAATTTTTAAATATTATCATTTTTGATTTTCGTTCATGAGAGAAGTTTACATTGTCGATTATGTGAGGACTCCATTCTCGAGAAGCAGACCCAAGAAGCCGGAAAAGGATGTTTTCCATAAAATAAGGGGAGATGAGCTGGCCAAAATTGTTCTGGATAGAATCGTTGAAAAGGCCGGCATCAGCAAAGAAATAGTTGAAAGAATAGTGATGGGCTGTGCTTTTGGAGTGTGGGAGAACTGGGCCTATGGTGGTAGAGGAATTTCGCTGCTGGCAGAGTACCCTGTGGAGACTGCAACAATGATCACAGATATGCAGTGCGGATCTTCGATAGCCTCAGCCCAGACGGCATCGCTCGAGATCATGGCTGGAGTTTGTGATGTCGCAATAGCTGGCGGGTATGAGCACATGACGAGGGTTCCGATGGGAATGGAGAATCAGCACATAAGCCCGAACTTCAGGCTCATTCAGGATGAGAGGTATAAGAAATACGAGATGAACATCGGGTTTGTCATGGGTCTGACTGCAGAAAGACTTTTTCAGGAGGCTAAAAATATAACCAAGGAAGACCTCGATGAATGGGGATTGAGAAGCCACAGGCTCGCATATGAGAGCCTTAAAAGCGGATATTTCAGGGGAGAAATAACTCCGATATCTGCGGAGCAGGCTGATGGTAGTGTGATCGTTGTGGAAAGCGATCAGTCGATAAGAGGTGATACAACTCTGGAGCAGATCTCCAACCTGCCACCAGTATTTATGCCGAACGGTGTTATAACCGCCGGAAACTCCTCTCCGCTAAATGCGGGAGCTTCAGCCCTTCTTTTGATGTCTGCTGAGAAGGTTAAAGAGCTCGGTCTGGAACCTCTGGCAAAAATAAAAGCTTTCGGCTATTCGGGTGTGCATCCAGCGGTTATGGGAAAGGGTCCCGTGCCGGCAAGTAAAAAGGCTGTGGAGAAGGCGAATTTAAAGCTATCGGATATAGACTACTGGGAGATCAACGAGGCTTTTGCCATAGTAACGCTCTACGCAGTCCATGAGCTTGGTATTGAGCCTGAGAGGGTGAATGTGCATGGAGGGGCTATAGCGATTGGACACCCTCTTGGAGCGACGGGAGCGAGGCTGATCGGCACCCTTGCGAGAACGCTCAGGGAGAAAGAGGCTGACTACGGTGTAGCTACAGCATGCATAGGGGGTGGACAGGGAATTGCGATGGTTATAGAGCGGGTTTAATGTGAGCAATGTGAACCTTAACATCAGGCCTTAAAATACCTCTCAAGAACCTTTTTCTGAGCACGCCTGAGGATCTCGGACAGTGTTGATGGGGCTATGCCGAAGTAGCTGGCAAGCTCCTCGAGCTTTATTTTCTTCGGGTAGTCAAAGTATCCTTTCTGCAGGGCTATCCTCAGAACCTCCTCCTCTCTGTAGGTTATTTTCTCATCGCTTTCCGGCTTTCCCTTGTAGGTTATCTCAAAATCAACATCGTAGTCCTCTAAATTCCGGATCAGGGTTATGAATGAATCATCATCACATATTATATCCCAGAATATGTTCTGCTTATCAAAATCGACATCGGTAATTATGCAGCCGGATTCAAGAATTGGATATGCAACAAGGCAGGTATGCTCCCTTATAAGAACCTTGGCCTCTTTCTGGGAAACGGCCAGTCCATCGCAGAAGGATGGAAGGTTTTCGAGAATCTCACCGACCTTCGTGGCCTTGAGGTTAACGAGTCCTTTGATTCTGTTCTTGGATATGGTTAAGCCCTCGATTTTGAGGGTGACCTCCTTTGAGATTTCCTTGAGGGTTGAGAGGGCACAGTTCTCTGGAAGCTTTGTCTTTATCTGGATCTTTAACATGGGCATAGATATTCAGGATAGCTTAATTACTTTTATCATACTTTGTTGGCTTAGGGTTAAAATGGATCAGACAAACATCTGCTTTGGAGGAGTTCCAGCGGGCTTCTTCACCCTCATAATCGATGTGATCAGGTCGTTGGTCTCTATGTAGTCCTTGCCGTCGGCTATGGCTCTGTGCAGAGCTGGTTTTATGACCTTCTCAACGAGATCTCTGCCAGAGAACCCTTCGGTGTTGCTTGCAACTATCTCTAGGTTCGCCTTCACCTTTAGCGGGAAGTCCTTGAAGTTTTTCCTGAGAATCTCTAGTCTCTCGTTGAATGATGGCAGATCGAACATGATCTCCTCCTCAAACCTGCTCTTGATAGAGTAGTCAATCATCTCGATTCTGTTCGTGGCTGCGATCGTGCAGATACCCTCATTGCTCTGGATACCATCAAGCTCCGTGAGCAGGGAGTTGACAACCTCTGAGACATCCCCTCTCAGGTCCTGATAGTTTCTGTCGAGGGCTATCGCATCGAACTCATCGAGAAAGACAATGCATGGAGCGAGATTCCTCGCTCTATCATACAGCTCGTGTATTCTCCTCGCACTATCGCCGACATGCTCTCCTATCAACTTGGTTGACTTAATTGACAGGAAGGGAACCTTTGCCTCATTTGCGAGAGCCTTGGCCATCATGGTCTTTCCCGTTCCGGAATATCCGTGGAACAGTACATTCTTTGGTGCCCACTTTCCGAACTTTTCCGGATTCTTGAGGTATTCGAGGATGATTCTGACCTTCTTCTTTGCCTCCTCATGCCCGACAACATCATCAAGCGTTACATCTCTAACGATCTCGGTCTCAAAGGTTTTATTCTGAGATTCAACAAAAATTATCGTTGATTCTCCAATGATACCGAATTCCGGATCGAGGTTGACGACCTCAAATGCGAAATCGGGAAACATCCTCATATCAAACAGGAGTTTGCCTTTGGCTACAAACTCTCCTTTCCACTGATCCTTCGCATACTTCTCAAAAACCCTCAGGTTATCTACGGTAGGATACTCATGATAGCTCGCCTTCAGCGGATAACCGAGGGGCTTGAGAATCAGATACTTGACTTCCGAGTTCTTCGATTGTTTCTTGGTCATTTAATTGGTAAAGTATTTCAACCTGTTAATATTCTTTACCCTTGGTATGAGGCTGTTTGTAGCAGTAGATCTGAGTGAAAATGTGAGGGAGGAAGTTTACAGACTGACGAGATCGTTCACTCCGTTTAATGGAGTAAAAACGGTTGAAAAGGAGAACCTTCACATAACGCTGAAGTTTCTTGGGGAAGTGAAGGAAAGTAAGCTGAATAAGATCACGGAGAAGCTTGGGGAGATAGATTTTGAGAAGTTTGAACTCTCATTCCGTGGCATTGGATTTTTCCCGAATATATCGAGAATGCGGGTTATCTGGGTTGGTGTAAAAGACGACTCAAAAATAAACATTCTCGCTGAAGAGGTTGAAAAGAGGTTGGCTGAGCTGAAGTTCAAGAGGGAGAACAGGTTCAAGGCACATGCGACCATAGCGAGGATTAAAAGACTGAATCCATCGGATAAAACTAGGATTCTGAATTTGCTGGAAGGATATGAAGACAGAGAATTTGGAGATATGGTTGTTGAAAAATTTGTGCTGAAAAAGAGCACGCTAACGCCTAAGGGACCAATATATGAAGATGTAGAGGTTTTTGAGCTTAAATAGGTGCATAGCGATGGAGTTTGATGAAAAATTCGAGATTTTGCTACCAAAAATACTGGAGCTTGTTGTTCCGGATGAAGACGAAGTTAGAAAGGGAAATCTCGCAAAAAAAGAGCTTGAAAATAGGGTTGTAGATGTTTTGAAGGATTATCCTGAACTGGAGTACAGGTTTCTTGGATCTTTTCCGAGGAATACCTGGTTGAAGGGTAATCTTGAGCTTGACCTCTTCATACTGTTCCCGGAAAATTTTAGCGAGAAAGATCTGGAGAGAATCGGGCTTGAGATAGGGAAAAGACTGCTCGATAGCTGGGAAGCCAGATACGCTTCACACCCATACATACATGGTACAGTTATGGGTGTGGAGGTGGATGTAGTTCCCTGCTACAAGCTCAAAAGTGCTGAAAAGATTAAATCCGCTGTTGACAGAACTCCTTTTCATCATGACTGGGTGTATGAGAGGCTGAAGGGAAAGGAAAATGATGTGAGAATTCTGAAAGGGTTTTTGAAGGCCAACGGAATATACGGTGCGGAATACCAGGTCAGGGGTTTCTCTGGATACCTCTGTGAGCTACTGATAATACACTACGGCAGCTTTAAGGAACTTGTTAAGAGGGCCATAAACTGGAGGAGGGGGTTGAAGATAGAGGTTGGAGGGAATGAAGGATTTGAGAGGAACCATGTCCTTTTCGTTGTGGATCCGGTAGACAGCAAGAGAAATGTCTCAGCTAACCTCAGCTTGGATAACTTCGCGAAGTTCGTTGAGATATGCCGGGACTTCTACAGCAGTCCAAAAATAGAGTTTTTCATCAAAAAGGAAATAGATCCTGAGATAGCAAAAAGCAGGGTTGAAAAAGAGATGGATAGAAGAGGAACAACCATATTCTCTCTAATCTTCAGGAAACCGGATATTGTAGAGGATAACCTCTACACCCAGCTTGAAAAGGCGAGGAAGAAGCTCTTTGAGGTTCTTGAGGATCAGGATTTCATGCCTTTAAACTCAGGTTACACTGTAACCGAAGATAGCTGCATTCTGATATTTGAGACTCAGGTTAGCAGGTTATCCAGCATAAGGAAAATTATTGGACCTCCTTTTGAAGACTGGAAAAATGTAAGGAAGTTCAGGGAAAAAAGGAAAGATTACAGTGCTTTTATTGAAAATGGAAGATACTGCTCTTTCGCAACCAGAGAGCATGTTAAGCCAGAGGAGGCGGTTATGGATTACATAAGAAAACATCCGAAATCGCTTGGGAAGAACATTTCTGAAGAAATCGTTAATTGCAGGCTGCTTTCAGGCAGAGAAATTCTGGAAATTGAAGGCATCGCCCCCTTCCTGTTTGAGTTCTTTAAGCTTTCTCCATGATCTGCAAATACTTCTTTATTTTAAGGTCATCATACTGAACGAACCATGTCATCCAGCACAGTTCGATGCTCCTGTACTCTGTTTTCTTTGAAATATCTTCTACCCACTTTATGAACTCTATGTCCTTCTTTGGAACACTGCCAAAAATTTCGGTAAAGACCTTTCTCACGATTTTATCTGGCATTACGGTGTCTATCCCACCCATCATCCTCAGATACTGATATGTGTTGATCCCGACTCCCTTTATCCTGCCTATGACATCCTCTTTCCATCCATCAAGGCTGGACTCAGAAGCCCAGTTTCTCAGCATTTCTCTATCGGATTTGCCGAATGAGAGCAACGCTTCCGCAACATTTCTTGCAGTTCTCCAGCTTCTTCTGTTCTTCCAGATTGAAAAAAGTTTATCCTCTGGAATTTCGAGAAACTCCGAGAGACTGATGTCTCCGAAGGTCTCTTTGAACCTCAGCACTGCGGGAACTATTACATTGAAGTAGTTAAGGCCTATGGAAACGAAGGAGGCATCCACCACCATTGCTGCTACATTTCCATCATACCTCTCAGTCCTGAGACACCTCTCGCAGAGCCTTCTTACCTCCGGAACCCTCTCCATGTATGAGTTTATCTTAGCGATGGCTGTCTTCATAAGTTGTCTCGCATATCTATAACCCTCTTCGATTTCAGCTTGAATCTCTCTATGGTTCCTTTCTCAACAAGCTCAACATTCGTTCTCAGATTGAGCTCCTTATACAGCTCTCTCTGAACCTTTTGCTGGATTCTCTGGAAGTCTGAAAGCTCTCCTGTGAAAACCTCATCGACCATCTCGACTCTAACCGTTATCTCATCTAAAGATCCATTTCTCGTTATCAGCACCTGGAAGTGGTCTCCAACTTCGGGAATTCTCATCAGGACATCCTCTATCTGGCTTGGGAAGACATTTATCCCTCTGATGACGACCATATCGTCGCTTCTTCCGAGTATCCTGTGTATCCTGGGATGGGTTCTTCCACAGCTACATTTGCCCTCGTCGAGGATGTAGGTTATATCTCCTGTTCTATATCTGATCAGGGGCAGGGCTTGCTTGGTCAGAGGGGTCAGGACAAGTTCACCTTTCTCTCCGTCAGAAACAGGTTCAAGGGTTTCTGGGTCTATTATCTCTATGAAGTAGTGATCTGCCCATATGTGCAGTCCATACTGCTCCTCACACTCGAAGGCAACTCCGGGCCCGTTCATCTCGCTCAATCCATATGAGTCATAGGCCTTTATGTCGTAGGCATCCTCCAGCCTTTTTCTCGTGTTGTCGCTCCATGGTTCTGCACCGAAGCATCCGATTCTCAGCCCGATCTCTCTGGGATCGATTCCCATGCCCTCAGCAACCTCCTTTATGTGCATCGCATAGCTTGGGGTTGCGTGTATAACCGTTGTGCCAAAATCGAACATGTACTGGATCTGCTTCTCTGTCTGGCCCGTGCCTGATGGTACAACCATTGCCCCAATCCTCTCGGCAGCGTAATGGAATCCAAGCCCTCCAGTGAAGAAGGTGTAGCTCACCATGTTCTGGAAGACATCATGGTCTCTAATTCCAACCATGTACAGACACCTGGCAACCATGTTTATCCAGTTCTCAAGGTCATCTCTTGTGTACCCCACAACCTTTGGTTTTCCAGAAGTGCCAGAGGAGGTGTGGATCCTTATGATCTCCTTTTTATCCACTGCAAAGAGTCCAAAGGGATAGTTCTCCCTCAAGTCCTCCTTTACCGTTAACGGAACCTTTGCCATATCTTCTCTCTTTTTTATATCCTCTGGTTTTATTCCGGCCTCTCTAAACTTCCTGTGATAGAACGGAACATTCTCATAGGCATTTTTTAAAGTGAACCTTAATCTTTTCATCTGAAGCTCCTCAATCTCCTTTAGCGGCATTATCTCCTCTTTTTCCCAGTATTTGTCCGAATACATGATGAACCTCCCTTGTTTATGTGTTACATAGTATCAATGGATTTAAAGTTTTTTGATTGAAACTTTTTTGATTTTTGAAGCTCCTGAAACCACTCCTCGAAGATAAAGAAGTCCTCAATTTTTACAAAAAGTCGCAAAGAAAGCTCCCCGCTTCACAGTACTTCACAAAGTAACTCAAGATAATCATAATAGAAATTTAATTGTAATATTTAATAAAAAATATAGAGGCATGTTAACTTTCTTTTGGTGAAATTTAATGTAGTTTGAGTGTTATACTAAAAGAAATTCTAAATTTAATTTACAGGCTTATAAATTATTCTTTGATGGATTTAACTTCCTGCTTTCATTGTTAATTAAGAGTAGTTTTTAATCTTTTCAGCAATAGTTGGTTCTATATTTCCCCATTGGTGCTGCCAAGATAACAACAAAAAATAAATAGAACAAATACAATGTATGCACCCTACACTCAGCCAGTTATTGACACTCACCCCCACTCTAGTGGGTGATTCTAGCTTCTGAGGGTTTCACGCTATCCATACCCACATCGAGCTTTTACTCTCAGATGCGTCGTCCACCCTCAGAAGCAAGGGTGAGCCAACACCCCGTTAAACCCGTCTCCGCATGTTCATCTCTAACGATCAACGCCTTTTCAACATTGCCAACAATATCGCAATCGCTATCACCGCAGCGACTATTATCAAAGTGTTCCTTTCAACCCAGCTCTTCTCCTCGACAAACAAGTACGCGTAGAAGCTGTCTGAAATTTCCTCCCCTTCTGTATTTTCAGCTTTATAGGTGATGTCGATTCTGTATTCGTTTCCCGCTATCACATCATCATCAACGTCTACTCTGAAGCTAATGTTCGCTCTTTCATCCCTCTTTAGCTCAGCAATGTACGCTTCTGGCATCTTCAGTTTTATCCCCGGACTAGGATTCAGCTTGAAGTGAACATTCTTTGCATACCCACCAACATTCATAACTTCAAGCTTTACGATGTTCTCCCCGTGGTATACGATGGGCTTATTCAAAACTATGAAATCAGGGTTTTCTTTAACAACTATCTTGATAGATTTTGTGATTTCTCTCTCTTCGAGCTTTGAAGCCAATATTGTGTATTTAGCCTGAATCATTATCTCCCCATTTCCAAAATCCGCATTTTCGTCAACGTTGTATGGAATTCCGATTACTTTAACTTCTCCAGAATTTAGATATCCAATTAAAAACTTCGTTGCAGAGAAATCTATTCCATCAGGCTCTGAAATAACCAGTTCAAGTCCCTTAATCGGATAGAGGTAGTTGTTCATCACGAATAGATCAATGACTCCGCTTTCTCCCCTCTCAAGCTCATCTTTGCCAATACTAAATTCAATACCCCTTCCAATTTTCTCGACGAATATTTTGAATGTAACTTCATCGAATCCATCGATCCATCTTTCCCCATCGAAGTATGT
This genomic window contains:
- a CDS encoding COG1361 S-layer family protein; translation: MRRILLFAVFLVLVVGSANAYLVSDEPKLDAHTLTKSVQAGKIQELKIVILNAAKHEWSERGTLEKEIAYNMSLNAYNLTLELESDEIKILTERVRIPVLPANSQQVVSFQISVPNNLSGEHTLTLRVNYERIRYVDVTGNLSGSYEVDYYYRDETVEIPIKVEILQTAEPEFRVYPLKSTLYASEQDRIALQLANVGLSDARNVEVTLEGIEVIQPGKVIVPHLGPSSITVVEFDVVAPEREGELNVKARINYTYFDGERWIDGFDEVTFKIFVEKIGRGIEFSIGKDELERGESGVIDLFVMNNYLYPIKGLELVISEPDGIDFSATKFLIGYLNSGEVKVIGIPYNVDENADFGNGEIMIQAKYTILASKLEEREITKSIKIVVKENPDFIVLNKPIVYHGENIVKLEVMNVGGYAKNVHFKLNPSPGIKLKMPEAYIAELKRDERANISFRVDVDDDVIAGNEYRIDITYKAENTEGEEISDSFYAYLFVEEKSWVERNTLIIVAAVIAIAILLAMLKRR
- a CDS encoding UbiA family prenyltransferase, which produces MKLAKDIFLLSCTPLSIFYPIPLIQLFIFALSGNREIGDLINTILFTFPFFAAVNLFNHVNDIEEDLLAGKNNIFSDKKIRNLGLIIVLVLYSSSILFYFSIKSEYIIYPIITLIFTWLYSDKIVFGRYIKRLKEHYITEVLTYTVTAVTFALSIWFIVSDFNVRAYCAVAVVLFINLWTVFLKDLKDVSSDKLAGLYTMAVKFSPETLYTASTVILIALYLSIFLFSMNNILPRPAILVSFVGFFPATVLIKLVKSEWDFASVHKYIRIIPQINILSLVFLTVIIALKF
- the thpR gene encoding RNA 2',3'-cyclic phosphodiesterase; amino-acid sequence: MRLFVAVDLSENVREEVYRLTRSFTPFNGVKTVEKENLHITLKFLGEVKESKLNKITEKLGEIDFEKFELSFRGIGFFPNISRMRVIWVGVKDDSKINILAEEVEKRLAELKFKRENRFKAHATIARIKRLNPSDKTRILNLLEGYEDREFGDMVVEKFVLKKSTLTPKGPIYEDVEVFELK
- a CDS encoding phenylacetate--CoA ligase family protein, which translates into the protein MYSDKYWEKEEIMPLKEIEELQMKRLRFTLKNAYENVPFYHRKFREAGIKPEDIKKREDMAKVPLTVKEDLRENYPFGLFAVDKKEIIRIHTSSGTSGKPKVVGYTRDDLENWINMVARCLYMVGIRDHDVFQNMVSYTFFTGGLGFHYAAERIGAMVVPSGTGQTEKQIQYMFDFGTTVIHATPSYAMHIKEVAEGMGIDPREIGLRIGCFGAEPWSDNTRKRLEDAYDIKAYDSYGLSEMNGPGVAFECEEQYGLHIWADHYFIEIIDPETLEPVSDGEKGELVLTPLTKQALPLIRYRTGDITYILDEGKCSCGRTHPRIHRILGRSDDMVVIRGINVFPSQIEDVLMRIPEVGDHFQVLITRNGSLDEITVRVEMVDEVFTGELSDFQRIQQKVQRELYKELNLRTNVELVEKGTIERFKLKSKRVIDMRDNL
- a CDS encoding acetyl-CoA C-acetyltransferase, giving the protein MREVYIVDYVRTPFSRSRPKKPEKDVFHKIRGDELAKIVLDRIVEKAGISKEIVERIVMGCAFGVWENWAYGGRGISLLAEYPVETATMITDMQCGSSIASAQTASLEIMAGVCDVAIAGGYEHMTRVPMGMENQHISPNFRLIQDERYKKYEMNIGFVMGLTAERLFQEAKNITKEDLDEWGLRSHRLAYESLKSGYFRGEITPISAEQADGSVIVVESDQSIRGDTTLEQISNLPPVFMPNGVITAGNSSPLNAGASALLLMSAEKVKELGLEPLAKIKAFGYSGVHPAVMGKGPVPASKKAVEKANLKLSDIDYWEINEAFAIVTLYAVHELGIEPERVNVHGGAIAIGHPLGATGARLIGTLARTLREKEADYGVATACIGGGQGIAMVIERV
- the cca gene encoding CCA tRNA nucleotidyltransferase — encoded protein: MEFDEKFEILLPKILELVVPDEDEVRKGNLAKKELENRVVDVLKDYPELEYRFLGSFPRNTWLKGNLELDLFILFPENFSEKDLERIGLEIGKRLLDSWEARYASHPYIHGTVMGVEVDVVPCYKLKSAEKIKSAVDRTPFHHDWVYERLKGKENDVRILKGFLKANGIYGAEYQVRGFSGYLCELLIIHYGSFKELVKRAINWRRGLKIEVGGNEGFERNHVLFVVDPVDSKRNVSANLSLDNFAKFVEICRDFYSSPKIEFFIKKEIDPEIAKSRVEKEMDRRGTTIFSLIFRKPDIVEDNLYTQLEKARKKLFEVLEDQDFMPLNSGYTVTEDSCILIFETQVSRLSSIRKIIGPPFEDWKNVRKFREKRKDYSAFIENGRYCSFATREHVKPEEAVMDYIRKHPKSLGKNISEEIVNCRLLSGREILEIEGIAPFLFEFFKLSP
- a CDS encoding helix-turn-helix domain-containing protein — its product is MLKIQIKTKLPENCALSTLKEISKEVTLKIEGLTISKNRIKGLVNLKATKVGEILENLPSFCDGLAVSQKEAKVLIREHTCLVAYPILESGCIITDVDFDKQNIFWDIICDDDSFITLIRNLEDYDVDFEITYKGKPESDEKITYREEEVLRIALQKGYFDYPKKIKLEELASYFGIAPSTLSEILRRAQKKVLERYFKA
- a CDS encoding AAA family ATPase — its product is MTKKQSKNSEVKYLILKPLGYPLKASYHEYPTVDNLRVFEKYAKDQWKGEFVAKGKLLFDMRMFPDFAFEVVNLDPEFGIIGESTIIFVESQNKTFETEIVRDVTLDDVVGHEEAKKKVRIILEYLKNPEKFGKWAPKNVLFHGYSGTGKTMMAKALANEAKVPFLSIKSTKLIGEHVGDSARRIHELYDRARNLAPCIVFLDEFDAIALDRNYQDLRGDVSEVVNSLLTELDGIQSNEGICTIAATNRIEMIDYSIKSRFEEEIMFDLPSFNERLEILRKNFKDFPLKVKANLEIVASNTEGFSGRDLVEKVIKPALHRAIADGKDYIETNDLITSIMRVKKPAGTPPKQMFV
- a CDS encoding DUF502 domain-containing protein, which gives rise to MKKEIKNIFVTGLLIFVPISATLFLIFWVFKYIEDFLYPYLAKSGHYIPGMGWLVVVLTIFLFGLLGRFTLGNRILGYAETQVRRIPIIRTIYVGVKEATKAILVSEAERLKGVVLIEYPRKGVYTLGFTTGSVIEDAIEKTGKKLINVFVPTSPNPTSGFVILVPEEEVIYLDVKVEDALKVVISGGFTQQI